Within Microcebus murinus isolate Inina chromosome 8, M.murinus_Inina_mat1.0, whole genome shotgun sequence, the genomic segment caatgtcggggggggggggggggggggggggggagtgtctTGCAGGGTTTATAAGGTCGACCTCTTTGTTGTCCACCTCCAACAGACCGAGAATGGATGAAAGGACAATCTCTGGTGACTCAAGTCTTGCCAGGGGAAGAAAAATCatgcttttgtttccttaaagTCAAACCCCAACAATctcatctcactttttttttttttttatgtttctaaaagTACTGAGTTTATTTTAAAGCATCACATCAAGTTTTAATTTCAGTAAACAAAGCCATGTCTTTATTACATGTTGATTTTGGCAAAGAGTACAGACTTGCATACAACAGATACAATAAAAGTAGTTTAAGTAGGTGTTTACTTTTAGTAATATAATAGTATGGAGCTaaagtactatatatatatatatatatatcttctgtgTAAGTGATTTAGGCCATGTTTCTTGTCTTTTTAGAAGTCTTTAGaattaatatttctaaagttGCCCCTTTTATTTGATACTTGTGCTTTTTGCTGGAATAGAGGCATAAAAAAGATTATCTCTGCTTAGATTAACGTACTCACATGTgcctaaaatgaaattaaaagatcaGATTTCTGAGAAATAGTGACATTCATGATCACAAGTTATTTGGGGGGGGGCACTAAGATTTCTTTTAGCAAAAACCCAAGGAAAACTAACTTTGGGCAATGATTGGCAACCTATTTTACAATAATCAAAAGTCTGAGCTCAGTGAAGAGAATGCCATTTTAAACCTACTTATCCCACTTCCATgatatacacatgtgtatttcACTAAGGGAAGAACTTAGAAACATGATTCCATTCTAGCTGTGTAGTTATACAAGGGAGTTATCAACTGAAtgcatctattgctttttggGGGGGTAGGAAGTCATCTATTCTGATAACTGAAATATGCAATTAAAGGCTATTTTTAGAAACCTGGAAAACTTGGGGTTCAGTACACAGAAGTTTCATCTACAAAATAATGGGAATGTTATAATTACCACAGAAATTACAATGTTTACCATATAAACATCATCTGCAAGTACTTTTTAATCACAATGACATCACATCAAAAAGGTACACATTCTTGTTCACTGAAATTAGGCAATTTTGGAATAAGAGAcagattatttctctctctcttactcttgctcctctctcctttttaaacTCCTCAATGTTGAGCTACAGATAAACTTAAGCTGCAATAATAATACCAAAAGAAGGTGAAGGGTGTTTTCTTTGCAAAATGACTAAAGTACATAAAATGCCTTAGCAGATAACAACACTATTATATCTACtaaaattttatcttcatttctcaTTCTCCTCACCATAACgctcacattttaattatatattcattttgattGTGTGCATGTGAAAACACCAACTAATCTATTATTTCAACATTAAGCTTACTGTTTTtgaagccaaaataattttgctaTTCTATGAAAGTAATGGAGACTCATTTTTCAGGAAGCTTAAGGCAGAATACTTAAGGTTCATGCTTGCTGCTTTGCCTGGGCTTCTGCTTCCTTTGAACCAGGTGGTGCTGTCAAGCCTAAAAAGGCATACACTGCATTATTTTCTCTGGCTTCAAAGAAGGCATCATAGTCCCCACGGTACTAGCTTTCATTGAAAATCTGAGGTGGCAGGGGGTACCCTGTGGCTGGTCGACTGTTTTCAGGTACATTTTCTCTCATCCACTTCCGATTCTCTTCATTTGCTGCaatatctttttcttcaaatCCTATTTTGTTGGCTTCTAAGAAACCAAGCACATCTTGCTGTTTCTTCTTAATCGCCGTAGAGCCAGAGGAAGATGCAATATATACACGGATCACCATCCTGGGAATAGCGGCTGCAGTAGGTTGGGTCCTGAAAAGGGTTGCGAAGCAGCTCCAGCAACGGCTGCAACTGAGCTAGGGGCCAAACAGAGGTTGGTGGAGGAGCTCATCTCACTTTTACTGAGAGCTTCCTGTGTACCAGGCACAGGAACCTggtgtattatctcatttcatcctcacaccAGCCAATGTGCAAGAGGTCTCCCATCATCATCTTTGCTTCTGAAGATGAGAAACAGTTTTGGTACATCCTACAGAGGGTCACCTGGCTGGGCAACAGTCATGCTGGGCTTGCACCCCATCCCATCCATCTGTTACAGAGCATACGACTCTCACCCCACACCACGTTGCTTTTCTTCAAGGTGATTCTACTACTGTTTTATCTAGAAACATTTCTAATTCTTCTTGAATGAAAGTTCTTAGGAAAAGGTCATATCAAGAAAGTGTTCTTATGTCAcagttttcaattatttcttaaCCCTGTGACTCTGGAAGCCTTTGCCAGGGTTTTGGACTTGGCTGTTGGGAACAGCCCCGTGTGGACATCGTGTGGGTGTCTGTCGGTGAGAACACATGCAGGCTCCACATGCAGTCCCAACAGCGAGATGGAACGGGAGAGGAGGGCGGGGGGAGCCAGAGCTGGCCCAGAATAGAGATGGCAGTGACAAGCAAAGTTATTTGCTAAGAAAAtgttacattaaatataattattttctgaatatcCTTGTCTCATCTCCAGTGTGCCATCAGATGGAAATCACCAGGTATCTTTGGAAATCATCTCGAGTTGGAAATCTATGGGTACTACAGAAAATTGAGTGAATCCactggggatggagggaggaattACCTTACATTTCATACATTTTCCAACCAGGACAAgtaactcaaaatagattttctttcagTGGCTGCCACAGAAGCCATACAAGATTTTGGCACCATCATAACAGAAATatgttttgaaagataaaaaatatgagTCAGAAAGAATTATCTTTATTGCTTAACAGATATGTCAACCTAAAATAACAACAGAGAGAGTGGCCCTACAAAGAAATGAGGATGAATAGAAATGTGAATAAACAGAAAGATTATAATCCAGGATACATGTGCTATGACAGATCACAGGTGTAtctagggaggttgaggcaaagGGAAACTTTTAAAGGCAAAGAGAAGTGTGGACAAATTGTTTTGAAACACAGTTTCATGGGTGACAGGGGCTTGCTAGAGGACACAACATGTGCACTGGCCATTGCTAGGAGAGGGTCTTCACAGGAGCGGCTTTGACTGCAAGTGCATGGTTCAGTCAGGCTACTCACAAGGTTGCCTTAGCACTGGCTGTTACTGGAAAGATGTCCCCATAGAGCTGGCCTTAACTATACGGCTGTGATTTGGCAGAGTCTCTCATGATAGTTTTTGTTATCAAACAAATATCTGAGAAGACTCTCCCTTCAAGGCCTCCCAGCTCTATTTTATTAGGATTTGACATAAGCGCCTCCATtctgattctgacaactttcacagaTCTACACCCAGCCCACCTGCAACTAAGATCATGTATGGGAGTTTGTGGACTGTTGTCCCCTGAGGACTTTCCCTGGCCACTCTGCATGTGTGTGGCCAACCACCAGTGTGGCTTCTAGAAGGCATCTGTGCATGGCTGAGAGAAGGGTTAGAAGAAGGCAGGTGTGGCTGCTCCCCAGtctgggcaggggctgtggggatGGAGTGAGAAGTACCCTCCAGGTTCTTCCTAAATCACTTTGGGCCTGTTTCCAGCTGGAGAACACCCCGCTTTCCAAATGGTATGAGTGACTAAGACACATAATGAGTGCTGTAAATACGTATAAACATCAGTTATcttgaatttcaaatattctagagaacaaaaatggatttattttcctcatcattCAGATGCATTCTAGTACTTTGTTTGGTAATTAATTTCTTACTCACTCTGTGCTGGCTCCGTCTGCCTCCTGGACAGAGGAGAAGTTTCTTACTTCTCCTTCTGAAGGACCTGTGAGATCCCGGAATGGCGGGGCCTCAGGGAGTAGAGACCTTAGAGATAGAAAGAGGGGctgggtgggcatggtggctcacacctgtgatcctagcactctgagaggccagggcaggaggatcacttgagctcaggagttcaagacaatcctgagctagagcaagaccccgtctctaccaaaaagaaaaaaaccaaacagccagatgtggtggtgagcacccatagtcccagctactcaggaggctgaggcaggaggatcacttgaggagaagttgaggcaggagttggaggttgtagtgagctacaatgagaccactgcatgctagcctgggtgatagagtgagactctgtctcaacaaaaaaatcaaggaaactaGAAAGAAGGCCTGGAACAGCTGTAAACTCCCTGAGGTCCCATGGCCCTGGAATGCCAAAAATTCTGCCTTTCTTCCGCATCcccactctctccttcctctcccttctctcaaAAACATTGGGCCCCTGTTATTACCCTCCCACATCTAAGTTAACAAATATTCCTTCAGTCTTAAGTACAAATCAACATCTTCTTTGCTAAATGACGTTCCACCAGGACTGCCAGCCATCAAAAGATGGCCGGATCTCCAGCCATCAAAAAATGCCCTCATAACTCAGGGGTCACACAGCTTCTGTCCTCTACCACATTCATCCTTGCACCACATCTGGAGCATCATCGCTCATACCTGACGCTGGAGATTGTGAGATGAACAATGACTAAGGAGGACTTAAATGTCTGGAGTTTCCCTAGTTGAAATCACTCAGGCAGGACCCACAACAGTGGTCAGGAGGAGATGGCATCCAATGAAGAGAAGAGCTAACCATCACACCAGGTGAACCAGCGGATGGCCTAGGAATTCTAGACGCTACCCACGGAGACTTGCTATAAATAATCTGTGCATTTGAGGTCCTCTTTTTAGCCACTCCAGATAGTAACAACTAGTGTCCAAGTCTGACCATCTACAATGTGCTAATGAGAACCTCCTCATTAgagttatttattaattaataatgtgatataataacattataatattattaattatcacCATTGACAAGTGTGAAAAAGAGATGAGAAGGTTTGGGAACTTTCTGGAAAGAAGTCACTTAGGTATGTAatattatgatataataaaaaatatatatttggtctttctCCTCAGTTCCTGCCATAAAGCTCCCAAAGCCCTTGGGATTTCCTGAGTGATGGAACGAAAGGAGTGCCTTTTATGATTCATAATAAGCCCTTTCAACCCTATCTGGGCTCATGCAACTGAGGTGATACCTGATGCCCCTCTAGATGGCTTCAAGATGGGGTCTGATCACCAGAGGAACCAGCCATGTGATTAGAGGGTAGGAGCTTCCAGCCCATTCCCCAGACTCCAGAGAGACTGAGTCATCACCAGTAGCCAATGACTTAATCTTGATAAGTGCACAGTGGAGCCTCCATAAGAACCTAGAGTAAGGGGTTTGGAGAGTCTAGGTCAGTGGATACCTGCAGGTGCTGGAAGGGTGGCACTTGGAGAGGGCAGAAAGCTCTGTGCCCCTCTTCCAAACCTCGCCACACgcatttcttctattttgtggCTCCTGAATTGTAGCCTTTATGATAAACCAGTGAGAGTAAGCAAAGCATTTCCCTGGGTCTCCGTTCCTGCACGTTATGGAATCTAAGCTGCCGATGGTTCGATAGTTTGCTGGCTGATGCATCAGAAGTCCCAGCAGCTGGAGACTTGCAATTGATGGACATCTGAATTGGATATTATTAGCAGGGGACAGCCTCAGAAACACAGCCTCACCCACCTTCACGCTAGTCATTTCCTCAAAGAACCTCTCACTGCTCAGCTAGGGCTATTGGAGCACGCTTCCCAGGACCACTCTTGCTGTATTTCTGAGCCCTGCACCTGGGCCTCGGAAGCCCAGCCACATTGCCAagccagccccaccctcccaacaGGAGTCCCTCAGCCCTGTGGGCAGGCTCGATCCCAGACACGAACCCCAGCATCCCCAGCATGCCTAAGCAGGTTCTCCTTAGAAAGCAAAGCTGAACAGAACTCACAAGCATGCATAATCTTCACAGCCTGAATGAAAAGATCTTTTG encodes:
- the LOC105865012 gene encoding LOW QUALITY PROTEIN: adapter SH3BGRL (The sequence of the model RefSeq protein was modified relative to this genomic sequence to represent the inferred CDS: substituted 1 base at 1 genomic stop codon), translated to MVIRVYIASSSGSTAIKKKQQDVLGFLEANKIGFEEKDIAANEENRKWMRENVPENSRPATGYPLPPQIFNESXYRGDYDAFFEARENNAVYAFLGLTAPPGSKEAEAQAKQQA